In one window of Paraflavitalea soli DNA:
- a CDS encoding cupin domain-containing protein, with product MAQSSEFQFEQEVHWEDLGNGIQRQVFGYDDKIMLVKAKFEKGAIGTLHEHHHSQVTYVDSGAFEMTIGAEKKIIRKGDGYYVPPHVLHGCVCLEPGMLIDAFSPLREDFLG from the coding sequence ATGGCACAAAGCAGCGAGTTTCAGTTTGAGCAGGAAGTACATTGGGAAGACCTGGGCAATGGTATCCAACGGCAGGTATTTGGTTATGATGACAAGATCATGCTGGTAAAGGCGAAGTTTGAGAAGGGCGCCATTGGCACCCTCCATGAGCACCACCATTCACAGGTGACCTATGTAGACAGTGGTGCCTTTGAAATGACCATCGGTGCAGAGAAGAAGATCATTCGCAAGGGCGATGGTTATTATGTGCCGCCGCATGTGCTGCATGGCTGTGTATGCCTGGAGCCTGGCATGCTTATCGACGCCTTCAGCCCA
- a CDS encoding alginate lyase family protein has translation MKTIVFLCAGVMMGMAGTAQQHPSIMLTKANVEVVRQGATAYPLLQQSFKSLKKDADKAIATPIEVPLPKDAGGGATHERHKRNYQDMVACGMLYQLTKEERYAKFVKDMLLQYAAVYNTWPRHPKKKQIPGGKMFWQNLNDCVWQVYTIQAYDCVYDYLGAASRKTIETDLFEPIVKELSEVNGEIFNKIHNHGTWSVAAVGMTGYVCGRKDWVEKALKGTALDGKAGFLAQLDQLFSPDGYYTEGPYYQRYAILPFLLFARTIQQYQPAQKIYEYRNALLKKAVNTALQCTYTNKVFFPLNDAMKDKTYESEEIVYAVDIAYSDMQAGNDLLDIAQQQQKVIVGDAGLKVAKAIAAGDAASFQYKPMWIRDGADGKQGGIGILRSGDNEEQSCVVFKAASQGMGHGHFDRLNVLFYDNNTEVFPDYGAVRFLNVETKNGGNYTKENDTWGKQTLAHNTLVVDRQSQYQANEKKGEEHAPELVHFSTGSNYQVVSAQDNNAYPGVQLRRTVILFKPDGAPASLLIDVFNVQSAQKHQYDLPFWYQGHITNAPFEIAANTQTIQAMGDKQGYQHVWLNATGRVKEGNGVITLLNNKKFYTTTFIADTALRVQFITSGAGDPEFNLRNEKAFVLSQPAAANQTFISVTEPHGKNNPIAEVTTGATPQVKAVKLLKDEAGATQLEITYKKKMYTITLQYNDKASFITIN, from the coding sequence ATGAAGACCATTGTTTTTTTATGTGCAGGTGTAATGATGGGCATGGCGGGAACAGCACAGCAACATCCTTCCATCATGCTTACCAAAGCCAATGTGGAAGTGGTACGCCAGGGTGCAACGGCCTATCCCTTGTTGCAACAATCCTTTAAGTCCTTAAAGAAAGATGCAGATAAGGCCATCGCTACGCCCATAGAAGTGCCCCTGCCCAAAGATGCCGGCGGCGGCGCTACCCATGAACGGCACAAGCGCAATTACCAGGATATGGTGGCCTGTGGTATGTTGTACCAGCTTACCAAAGAAGAGCGGTATGCCAAATTTGTGAAGGATATGCTGCTGCAATATGCAGCAGTATACAATACCTGGCCCCGGCACCCGAAGAAGAAACAAATCCCGGGAGGTAAAATGTTTTGGCAAAACCTCAATGATTGTGTGTGGCAGGTGTACACCATCCAGGCCTATGACTGTGTATATGATTACCTGGGCGCCGCCAGCAGGAAAACAATTGAAACCGATCTCTTTGAGCCGATCGTAAAGGAACTGAGCGAAGTAAATGGAGAAATATTCAATAAGATACACAATCATGGTACCTGGTCAGTAGCCGCGGTAGGTATGACGGGTTATGTATGTGGCCGGAAAGATTGGGTGGAAAAAGCACTGAAGGGTACTGCCCTTGATGGGAAAGCAGGTTTTCTGGCACAACTGGATCAACTCTTTTCACCGGATGGGTATTATACCGAAGGTCCTTATTACCAGCGGTACGCTATTTTGCCCTTTCTGCTTTTTGCGCGCACCATTCAGCAATACCAGCCGGCACAGAAGATCTATGAATACAGGAATGCTTTGCTGAAGAAGGCTGTTAATACAGCTTTGCAATGCACCTATACCAATAAAGTGTTTTTCCCGCTGAATGACGCAATGAAGGACAAGACCTATGAGTCGGAGGAGATCGTATATGCGGTAGACATCGCCTACAGTGATATGCAGGCAGGCAATGACCTGCTGGATATTGCACAGCAGCAACAGAAAGTGATCGTGGGTGATGCCGGATTAAAAGTGGCCAAAGCAATAGCGGCAGGCGATGCAGCTTCCTTTCAATACAAACCCATGTGGATACGCGATGGGGCCGATGGAAAACAGGGCGGTATTGGCATCCTGCGCAGTGGCGATAATGAGGAACAGTCCTGTGTGGTATTCAAAGCTGCTTCCCAGGGTATGGGCCATGGACATTTCGACCGGTTGAATGTGTTGTTCTACGACAACAATACAGAAGTGTTCCCCGATTATGGCGCTGTACGTTTCCTGAATGTAGAGACCAAGAATGGCGGTAATTATACCAAAGAAAATGATACCTGGGGCAAGCAAACCCTGGCCCACAATACCCTGGTCGTAGACAGGCAAAGCCAATACCAGGCCAATGAAAAGAAAGGAGAAGAACATGCACCAGAACTCGTTCACTTCAGTACAGGCAGCAATTACCAGGTAGTAAGCGCACAGGACAATAATGCTTATCCGGGCGTGCAGCTACGGCGTACCGTGATCCTCTTTAAGCCGGATGGTGCACCCGCCTCCCTGTTGATCGATGTATTCAATGTGCAGAGTGCTCAAAAGCACCAGTATGATCTGCCCTTCTGGTACCAGGGCCATATTACCAACGCGCCCTTCGAGATAGCCGCCAATACCCAAACTATACAGGCAATGGGTGATAAGCAAGGCTACCAGCATGTCTGGCTCAATGCCACCGGTAGGGTAAAAGAAGGCAATGGTGTGATCACCCTGTTGAATAACAAAAAGTTTTATACCACTACTTTTATAGCCGACACCGCCCTGCGGGTGCAGTTCATTACCAGTGGTGCAGGTGACCCGGAGTTTAATTTGAGGAACGAGAAAGCCTTTGTGCTTTCACAGCCTGCAGCGGCCAACCAGACCTTTATCAGTGTTACCGAACCCCATGGGAAAAACAATCCGATAGCGGAAGTAACCACAGGAGCTACACCACAGGTAAAAGCCGTGAAGCTGCTGAAAGATGAAGCCGGCGCCACTCAGTTGGAAATAACGTACAAAAAGAAAATGTATACAATCACCTTACAGTATAACGATAAAGCATCCTTTATCACTATTAATTAA
- a CDS encoding chondroitinase-B domain-containing protein, translating to MLIPTVNATTILVSNPQELNAALSKAQPGDSILLKGGTWKDVPLIIETSGTKEKPLVIAAQEPGKVQFTGNSFIRFGSDYVTVSGIHFTDGYTTDRAVVEFRNKEQQLANNCRLTQCVIENYSRPDRFNTDHWLILWGQHNRIDHCVIGDKLNSGTTLIVELNDERSQNNYHSIDSNYFKGHSPLGSNGGETIRVGVSRYSLTASRTMIHHNYFERCSGEVEIVSIKSGNNEINNNLFYECQGGLVLRHGSQNKITNNIFIGNNKPFTGGVRVINPGHTVSNNLFMDLAGERFHSGFSVLNGVPNSSISRYHQVKDATIGHNTFINCRSIIFGAGKDAERTATPQNVRFTDNYIIPYGRSLYEDANKDGGIRFADNFYRGAMPGKPSAGFREDIGWKGVDMKYGDSIYFIPDHKSGIDRSLLSWMDAVTTAPSWYNLDTRKILDSEVIPVSIADAKRLPSLIAGLSTGSEIELTEAGLYEIDKSLIINKHITIRAKAGLAGKPELVNVSGKSLPSFIIIEKGGSLKIENIQFNSAYKSYGDVQAAISTTTGPMNGSYALKVKGCTFYNFNESSYSCIKGAKSTYADSVTIEDCVFRNNAGSAIDYSAEKEDKGIYNVERLVIRNSAFANTLGGAVNVYRGGNDESTTGPEVIIDHCTFSGVENRAQGCVLKLWGVQRAAITNSVFNNSGAGGRVIWFEEMSWDKLLVDYCNFYRSGRVSSFYNNVTGKHIFNSNPLFNNPSRFDFRLVKGTSLLSAKGKPLGVN from the coding sequence TTGCTCATTCCAACAGTGAACGCCACCACCATCCTGGTGAGCAATCCACAGGAGTTGAACGCTGCCCTGTCCAAAGCACAACCGGGCGACAGCATTTTATTAAAAGGAGGTACCTGGAAAGATGTCCCTCTCATCATTGAAACCAGCGGTACCAAAGAAAAACCCCTGGTCATTGCAGCACAGGAACCGGGTAAGGTGCAATTTACCGGCAACTCCTTTATCCGTTTTGGCAGCGACTATGTGACCGTGAGCGGCATCCATTTCACCGATGGCTATACGACTGACCGGGCCGTGGTGGAATTCAGGAACAAGGAACAGCAGTTGGCCAATAACTGCCGCCTCACCCAATGCGTGATCGAGAACTACAGCCGGCCCGACCGTTTTAATACAGACCATTGGCTGATCCTGTGGGGACAACACAACCGTATTGACCATTGTGTGATCGGCGATAAACTGAATAGTGGTACGACCCTCATTGTAGAACTGAATGACGAAAGAAGCCAGAACAACTACCATAGCATCGATAGTAATTATTTTAAGGGCCATTCTCCATTAGGTTCCAATGGCGGCGAGACCATAAGAGTAGGAGTGTCGAGGTATTCACTCACTGCCTCCCGCACCATGATCCACCACAACTATTTCGAAAGGTGCAGCGGCGAAGTAGAGATCGTATCCATTAAGAGCGGCAACAACGAGATCAATAACAACCTGTTTTATGAATGCCAGGGTGGCCTGGTATTGAGGCATGGTTCACAGAACAAGATTACCAACAATATTTTCATTGGTAACAACAAGCCATTTACAGGCGGGGTACGCGTCATCAATCCCGGTCACACCGTTTCCAATAACCTGTTTATGGACCTGGCGGGCGAAAGATTCCATTCAGGTTTCAGTGTATTGAATGGCGTGCCCAACTCATCCATCAGCCGTTACCACCAGGTAAAAGATGCCACCATCGGGCACAATACTTTTATCAATTGCAGGAGCATCATATTTGGAGCGGGCAAGGATGCGGAACGAACAGCAACTCCACAAAACGTGCGCTTTACCGATAACTATATAATTCCTTATGGCAGATCCTTGTATGAGGACGCCAATAAAGATGGTGGTATCCGGTTTGCCGATAACTTTTATAGGGGCGCCATGCCAGGAAAACCATCTGCTGGGTTTAGAGAAGATATAGGATGGAAGGGTGTGGATATGAAATATGGTGATAGCATTTACTTTATTCCCGACCATAAAAGTGGCATCGATCGCTCCTTGCTGAGCTGGATGGATGCCGTTACTACTGCTCCCTCCTGGTATAACCTCGATACAAGAAAAATACTTGATAGTGAGGTGATCCCCGTTTCTATCGCAGATGCAAAACGACTACCTTCTTTAATTGCCGGTTTGTCCACTGGTAGTGAAATTGAATTGACGGAAGCCGGCCTGTATGAAATAGACAAGTCCCTCATTATTAATAAACATATTACTATACGTGCTAAAGCCGGCCTGGCCGGTAAACCAGAACTGGTAAATGTCTCCGGCAAAAGTCTTCCTTCCTTTATCATCATTGAGAAGGGCGGTAGTCTGAAGATCGAAAATATTCAGTTCAACAGTGCTTACAAAAGCTATGGCGATGTACAAGCTGCCATCAGCACTACTACCGGCCCCATGAACGGTTCGTACGCTCTCAAGGTGAAAGGTTGTACATTTTACAACTTCAATGAAAGTAGTTACAGTTGCATCAAAGGAGCCAAAAGCACTTATGCCGATTCCGTGACTATCGAAGATTGTGTATTCAGGAACAATGCCGGCAGCGCCATTGATTATAGTGCCGAGAAAGAAGACAAAGGCATCTACAATGTGGAGCGCCTGGTTATCCGTAATTCCGCATTTGCCAATACCCTGGGTGGCGCTGTAAATGTATACCGAGGTGGTAATGATGAAAGCACTACCGGACCCGAAGTGATCATCGATCATTGCACTTTTAGTGGGGTGGAAAACCGTGCCCAGGGCTGTGTGCTAAAACTATGGGGTGTGCAAAGAGCCGCCATTACCAATTCGGTATTCAATAATAGTGGCGCCGGCGGCCGGGTGATCTGGTTTGAAGAAATGAGTTGGGATAAACTGCTGGTAGACTATTGTAATTTTTACCGGAGTGGCCGGGTGAGTTCATTTTACAACAACGTTACAGGGAAACATATTTTTAATAGCAACCCCCTATTTAATAATCCGTCCCGGTTCGATTTCAGACTGGTAAAGGGTACCAGTCTCCTTTCGGCCAAGGGAAAACCTTTGGGAGTGAATTAG
- a CDS encoding FadR/GntR family transcriptional regulator, giving the protein MEKTTIIETIKAIEVDSPVDKIIRQLKHLISEGHLKPGDRLPAERVLAEKFGVGRTYVRDAIRKLEFYGMLKTSPQSGTYVSGYNIKMIEGVLNDIITFNKDDFAALIEARYYLEINAARLAAQRRTEEDLAILQAAVADYDLRTKHKENAVQEDMFLHLKIANAAKNSVFESMLLMLLPDIIRNIIEKKICGDNRGVQAMAEHHEILTAIADKDPDAAGIAMAAHLNDILQISRERKIEM; this is encoded by the coding sequence ATGGAAAAGACAACCATTATTGAAACGATTAAGGCTATTGAGGTAGACAGTCCGGTGGATAAGATCATCCGCCAGTTGAAACATTTGATTAGTGAGGGACACCTGAAGCCGGGCGACCGCCTGCCGGCAGAAAGGGTCCTGGCCGAAAAATTCGGTGTAGGCCGTACCTACGTACGCGATGCCATCCGCAAACTGGAGTTTTATGGCATGCTCAAGACCTCCCCCCAAAGCGGTACCTATGTCTCCGGGTACAATATCAAAATGATCGAAGGCGTACTGAATGACATTATCACTTTCAATAAAGATGATTTTGCGGCACTGATCGAAGCCCGCTATTACCTCGAGATCAATGCCGCCAGGCTGGCAGCCCAACGCAGAACGGAGGAAGACCTGGCCATCCTGCAAGCCGCCGTAGCAGATTACGACCTTAGAACAAAACACAAAGAGAATGCCGTTCAGGAAGACATGTTCCTACACCTGAAGATCGCCAATGCCGCCAAGAACTCCGTATTCGAATCCATGCTGTTGATGCTGCTGCCCGATATCATCCGCAACATCATCGAGAAAAAGATCTGTGGCGATAACCGGGGCGTACAGGCCATGGCAGAACACCATGAGATACTCACCGCCATTGCCGATAAAGATCCCGACGCTGCCGGCATTGCCATGGCAGCGCACCTCAACGATATCCTGCAGATCAGCCGGGAACGGAAGATTGAAATGTAG
- a CDS encoding RagB/SusD family nutrient uptake outer membrane protein gives MKTCSYIICTLLLAGLMASCNKIIDLKPESNVDVENYYKNYDEVKVALTGCYNGLQKPLETEWMMTELRSDVTKQGATGSTAVANIELNDLNTYLQNSGHSQVYNYWFYTYKNIRSANYVLRSLGVSYSNGQIFLGEGTAQMEEDRRKQLAGEALFIRAYHYFNLVRLFGGVFLLTDPKTPAELKQVNRSSVDDCYKLIVADLEAAKNYLPRKSFSAQAQEDLGRATVWAAESLLAKVYLSTNRKTDALTLLEDVITASGHDLLTSYADVFSINNEMNKEIVFAVRYKAGGLGLGNYMANSFAALNSGSAIVNGNGSGLNYPTAQMESKYIVPATGGADKRRDVTIGKYNGNPYMKKFTSPVMIKNDAENDFPVIRFADVLLLKAEALGFSQAAVDIINRIRSRAGAIVYPGTGNFTAAFYLYPDAGAEATTDANFLGRLLDERRIELAFENHRLFDLYRTGQFENVMNTYYTYEYDTHYKKFKPAIPLDELKNNIRIRTLLPIPQREMDSNNQIVITQNQGY, from the coding sequence ATGAAAACTTGCTCATATATCATATGCACCTTGTTGCTGGCAGGCCTGATGGCTTCCTGCAACAAGATCATCGACCTCAAGCCGGAGTCGAATGTAGATGTTGAAAATTATTATAAGAACTATGATGAGGTGAAAGTGGCTTTAACGGGTTGTTATAATGGTCTGCAAAAACCACTGGAAACAGAATGGATGATGACCGAACTCCGCTCCGATGTTACCAAGCAGGGCGCTACCGGTAGTACAGCGGTTGCCAATATAGAGTTGAACGACCTGAATACTTACTTGCAAAACTCTGGTCATAGCCAGGTGTACAATTACTGGTTCTATACCTATAAAAATATCCGCAGTGCCAATTATGTACTGAGAAGCCTGGGTGTGTCTTATAGCAATGGCCAGATCTTCCTGGGAGAAGGTACCGCACAAATGGAAGAAGACCGCCGCAAGCAACTGGCCGGGGAAGCCTTGTTCATCCGCGCTTATCATTATTTCAACCTGGTGCGCCTGTTTGGAGGCGTGTTCTTGCTCACCGATCCCAAAACACCGGCCGAGCTGAAACAGGTCAACCGGTCATCTGTGGATGATTGTTACAAACTGATCGTAGCCGACCTGGAAGCAGCTAAGAACTACCTGCCCCGTAAGAGCTTCAGTGCACAGGCGCAGGAAGACCTTGGCCGCGCTACCGTATGGGCTGCAGAATCACTCCTCGCCAAAGTGTACCTGTCCACCAATCGCAAAACAGATGCACTGACATTGCTGGAAGATGTGATTACGGCCAGCGGGCACGATCTGCTGACTTCCTATGCCGATGTATTTTCCATCAACAACGAAATGAATAAAGAGATCGTCTTCGCTGTGCGTTACAAGGCCGGAGGATTGGGGCTGGGCAATTATATGGCCAATAGTTTTGCAGCCCTCAACAGCGGCAGCGCCATTGTAAACGGCAACGGATCGGGCCTTAATTATCCCACTGCCCAGATGGAGTCTAAATACATTGTACCTGCTACCGGTGGCGCCGACAAACGCAGGGATGTAACCATTGGCAAATACAATGGCAACCCTTATATGAAGAAATTTACCTCACCTGTCATGATCAAGAATGATGCGGAAAATGATTTCCCGGTGATCCGTTTTGCCGATGTGCTGCTGCTGAAGGCAGAAGCCCTGGGCTTTAGCCAGGCTGCTGTTGATATCATCAATCGTATCCGCAGTAGGGCAGGGGCTATAGTGTATCCCGGCACCGGCAATTTCACCGCAGCTTTTTACCTCTATCCCGATGCCGGAGCTGAAGCTACTACCGATGCCAACTTCCTGGGCCGCCTGCTGGATGAAAGAAGGATTGAACTGGCTTTTGAGAACCACCGTTTGTTTGATCTCTACCGCACCGGTCAGTTTGAGAACGTGATGAACACTTATTACACCTATGAATACGACACACACTATAAGAAATTCAAACCAGCCATACCACTGGACGAACTGAAGAACAATATCAGGATCCGTACCCTATTGCCCATTCCCCAACGGGAAATGGATAGCAATAACCAGATTGTGATCACACAAAACCAGGGTTATTAG